A stretch of the Bacillus licheniformis DSM 13 = ATCC 14580 genome encodes the following:
- the pcrA gene encoding DNA helicase PcrA, with product MNYISDQLLSGLNKMQQEAVKTTDGPLLIMAGAGSGKTRVLTHRIAYLMAEKRVAPWNILAITFTNKAAREMKERVESILGPGADDIWISTFHSMCVRILRRDIDRIGINRNFSILDTSDQLSVIKGILKERNIDPKKFDPRSILGSISSAKNELIAPEEYEKTAGGFFEQVVSDVYKDYQKKLRKNQSLDFDDLIMTTIVLFDRVPEVLEYYQRKFQYIHVDEYQDTNRAQYLLVKKMAQRFQNICVVGDSDQSIYRWRGADIANILSFEKDYPNASVILLEQNYRSTKRILNAANEVIQNNSNRKPKNLWTENDEGAKISYFRGDNEFGEGQFVAGKIRELVGSGKRSFSDIAILYRTNAQSRVIEETLMKANINYNIVGGTKFYDRKEIKDILAYLRLVANPDDDISFARIVNVPKRGVGATSVDKIAAYADMNGMSLFEALGQVDFIGLSARAANALDEFRQTIENLTNMQEYLSVTELTEEILEKTEYREMLKAEKSLEAQSRLENIDEFLSVTKNFEQQSEDKSLVAFLTDLALIADIDQLDQKEEETGNQDAVILMTLHAAKGLEFPVVFLMGLEEGVFPHSRSLMEEAEMEEERRLAYVGITRAEEELYLTNARMRTLFGRTNMNPESRFIAEIPEELLDNLNEKKKDLKTPFGRKPERRGPVTRPAASYSKTGGDGVNWAVGDKASHKKWGVGTVVSVKGSGESTELDIAFPSPTGVKRLLAAFAPIEKQ from the coding sequence TTGAATTACATTAGCGACCAATTATTAAGCGGATTGAACAAGATGCAGCAGGAAGCGGTCAAAACGACGGACGGTCCGCTTTTGATCATGGCAGGAGCAGGAAGCGGAAAGACGCGGGTATTGACGCACCGCATTGCGTATTTAATGGCGGAGAAGCGCGTTGCCCCGTGGAACATACTGGCGATTACATTTACGAACAAAGCGGCCAGAGAAATGAAAGAACGTGTGGAAAGCATTCTCGGACCGGGAGCGGATGACATCTGGATTTCGACGTTCCACAGCATGTGCGTCAGAATTTTGCGGAGAGACATCGACAGAATCGGCATCAACCGGAATTTCTCGATTCTTGATACGTCTGACCAGCTTTCCGTCATTAAAGGAATCCTGAAAGAAAGAAACATCGATCCGAAAAAATTCGATCCGAGAAGCATACTAGGATCGATCAGCAGTGCGAAAAACGAGTTGATCGCCCCGGAAGAATACGAGAAAACAGCCGGCGGTTTTTTTGAACAAGTCGTCAGCGATGTCTACAAAGATTATCAGAAGAAACTGCGGAAAAACCAGTCGCTCGATTTTGACGATTTGATTATGACGACGATTGTCCTGTTTGACCGGGTGCCGGAAGTGCTTGAATACTACCAGCGGAAATTCCAATACATTCATGTCGATGAGTATCAGGATACGAACAGGGCGCAGTATTTGCTCGTCAAAAAAATGGCGCAGCGCTTCCAAAACATCTGCGTTGTCGGGGACTCCGACCAGTCGATCTACAGATGGCGCGGAGCGGATATCGCCAACATCCTGTCGTTTGAAAAAGACTATCCGAATGCGAGCGTCATTCTGCTCGAACAAAACTACAGATCGACAAAGCGGATATTGAACGCGGCCAATGAAGTGATTCAGAACAACTCAAACAGAAAGCCGAAAAACCTCTGGACCGAAAATGACGAAGGGGCGAAAATCTCCTACTTCAGAGGCGACAACGAATTTGGCGAAGGCCAATTTGTCGCGGGCAAAATCAGGGAGCTCGTCGGCTCTGGAAAACGATCCTTCTCAGATATCGCGATTTTGTACCGGACGAACGCCCAGTCGCGGGTCATTGAGGAAACGCTGATGAAGGCGAACATCAACTACAACATCGTCGGCGGCACGAAGTTCTATGACAGAAAAGAAATCAAGGACATCCTCGCGTATTTGCGCCTCGTCGCAAACCCTGACGACGATATCAGCTTTGCGCGGATCGTGAACGTCCCGAAGCGCGGCGTCGGTGCGACTTCAGTCGATAAAATCGCGGCCTATGCCGACATGAACGGTATGTCTTTATTTGAAGCGCTCGGCCAGGTTGACTTTATCGGCCTCAGTGCTAGAGCGGCCAACGCGCTTGATGAGTTCAGACAGACGATCGAAAACCTGACGAATATGCAGGAATACTTATCCGTCACAGAGCTTACGGAAGAAATCCTTGAAAAAACCGAATACCGCGAAATGCTGAAAGCGGAAAAATCCTTGGAGGCGCAGAGCCGCCTTGAGAATATCGACGAATTTCTCTCCGTAACGAAAAACTTTGAGCAGCAAAGCGAAGACAAATCGCTCGTCGCTTTTTTGACCGATTTGGCGCTCATCGCCGATATCGATCAGCTTGATCAGAAGGAAGAAGAGACCGGAAATCAAGACGCGGTCATCTTAATGACGCTTCATGCTGCAAAAGGACTCGAATTCCCGGTCGTGTTCCTGATGGGGCTTGAAGAAGGAGTGTTCCCGCACAGCCGCTCCCTGATGGAGGAAGCGGAGATGGAAGAAGAGCGGAGACTCGCGTACGTCGGCATCACGAGGGCTGAGGAAGAACTTTATTTAACGAACGCGCGGATGCGGACGTTGTTCGGAAGAACGAATATGAACCCGGAATCAAGGTTCATTGCGGAAATACCGGAGGAATTATTGGACAATCTAAACGAGAAGAAAAAAGATCTGAAAACGCCGTTTGGAAGAAAGCCCGAGCGGAGAGGCCCCGTTACCCGTCCGGCTGCATCGTACAGCAAAACCGGCGGCGACGGCGTCAATTGGGCAGTCGGCGACAAAGCCTCCCATAAAAAATGGGGCGTCGGAACCGTTGTCAGCGTCAAGGGATCCGGCGAATCGACAGAGCTTGACATCGCCTTTCCGAGCCCGACCGGAGTGAAGCGTCTTCTCGCGGCCTTTGCGCCAATTGAAAAGCAATAA
- a CDS encoding CamS family sex pheromone protein, translated as MKKILCLAAAAGMLMLSACAPNFGGEEEQEMVQKTDKSKEKAIIPKYNISDSYYKMVLPFKAGKARGLTTERLNTRLDIDEFETGMMRLAQDSFSTDDYLFQEGQYLDEDTVSSWLARKKTGDDLKKAEKDDKNFKNLGLNPALSGSGSTEKQNEESPIYLAHMLEHDYLVRKDKDTIELGGVVIGLALNSVHYYRENVGDPQKEVTISDKKLRQEGEKIAEEVAKRIRNMDDLKNIPLTIMLYKQAPKSSIVPGNFIAKTDVKAGTSEIGGWDKINEEYTFFPSTEGSEKHPDDAELFKRFKNKVDTYFPNYTGVVGTALYKDDQMQDMKINIPMQFYGKSEVIAFTQFLTGEVMDYYGKSGLNVEININSSAGQEAVILKKPGDKEPTVHIYDS; from the coding sequence TTGAAAAAGATATTATGTTTGGCGGCTGCTGCGGGTATGCTCATGCTCTCAGCCTGTGCGCCGAATTTTGGGGGAGAAGAAGAGCAGGAGATGGTGCAGAAAACGGATAAGTCGAAAGAAAAAGCCATCATTCCGAAATACAACATCTCCGATTCTTATTATAAAATGGTTCTTCCTTTCAAGGCGGGGAAAGCCCGCGGCTTGACGACCGAACGCCTGAATACGCGGCTGGATATCGATGAATTTGAGACAGGCATGATGCGCCTTGCGCAAGATTCATTTTCTACTGACGATTACCTTTTTCAAGAAGGACAATACCTGGATGAGGATACGGTATCGAGCTGGCTCGCCCGCAAAAAAACGGGGGACGACTTGAAAAAAGCGGAGAAAGACGATAAAAACTTCAAAAACCTCGGACTGAACCCGGCCCTTTCCGGAAGCGGATCAACAGAGAAGCAAAACGAAGAAAGCCCGATATACCTCGCCCATATGCTTGAGCACGACTACCTCGTCCGCAAAGACAAGGATACGATTGAGCTCGGAGGCGTCGTGATCGGCCTTGCGCTGAACTCTGTCCACTACTACCGCGAAAATGTCGGCGACCCGCAAAAAGAAGTGACCATCAGCGACAAAAAGCTGAGGCAGGAAGGCGAAAAAATCGCTGAAGAAGTGGCGAAACGGATCAGAAACATGGATGATCTAAAAAATATTCCGCTGACGATCATGCTTTACAAGCAGGCGCCTAAGTCATCGATCGTCCCTGGAAACTTTATCGCCAAAACCGATGTGAAAGCAGGGACAAGCGAGATCGGCGGCTGGGATAAAATCAATGAAGAGTACACGTTCTTCCCTTCAACAGAAGGTTCGGAGAAGCATCCGGATGACGCGGAGCTCTTCAAACGCTTTAAAAACAAAGTCGATACGTATTTTCCAAACTACACAGGGGTTGTCGGCACGGCTCTCTATAAAGACGACCAAATGCAGGACATGAAAATCAACATCCCGATGCAGTTTTACGGCAAAAGCGAAGTCATCGCCTTTACCCAGTTCTTGACCGGTGAAGTGATGGACTACTACGGCAAAAGCGGACTGAACGTTGAGATCAACATTAATTCGTCAGCCGGGCAGGAAGCCGTCATTCTGAAAAAGCCGGGAGACAAAGAACCGACCGTCCATATTTATGATTCATAA
- a CDS encoding DUF2620 domain-containing protein gives MVRIVIGGQLKKQAIEKLVKEIGGNNVEVLVKGDLDAVMAVKNNKADYYIGACETGSGGALAMAIALLGKDKCVTLASPSTIKNKEEIEKEVESGKIAFGFTASTSQNILNILIPYLLK, from the coding sequence ATGGTGAGAATTGTAATAGGCGGACAGTTGAAAAAACAAGCGATTGAAAAACTTGTTAAAGAAATTGGGGGAAATAATGTAGAAGTATTGGTCAAAGGTGATTTGGACGCTGTTATGGCTGTGAAAAACAATAAGGCAGATTATTATATTGGCGCCTGTGAAACCGGATCTGGCGGTGCTCTTGCAATGGCAATTGCATTATTAGGTAAAGATAAATGCGTCACCTTGGCTTCTCCAAGTACCATAAAAAACAAGGAAGAGATCGAGAAGGAAGTAGAAAGCGGCAAAATTGCTTTTGGTTTCACCGCTTCAACATCACAAAATATATTAAACATTTTAATTCCTTATTTATTAAAATAA
- the ligA gene encoding NAD-dependent DNA ligase LigA, with translation MEKEAAKRRVEQLHALINKYNYEYHTLDDPSVPDSEYDKLMKELIALEEEHPDLKTPDSPSQRVGGAVLDAFQKVQHKTPMLSLGNAFNEEDLRDFDRRVRQAVGDVEYNVEFKIDGLAVSLRYENGVFVRGATRGDGTTGEDITENLKTIRNIPLRMKRDLSIEVRGEAFMPKRSFELLNKARIERDEEPFANPRNAAAGSLRQLDPKIAAKRNLDIFVYSIAELDEMGVETQSQGLDFLDELGFKTNHERKKCSTIEEVIEIVEELKTKRADLPYEIDGIVIKVDSLDQQEELGFTAKSPRWAIAYKFPAEEVVTTLLDIELSVGRTGAVTPTAILEPVKVAGTTVQRASLHNEDLIKEKDIRLLDKVVVKKAGDIIPEVVNVLVEQRTGKEKEFNMPKECPECGSELVRIEGEVALRCINPECPAQIREGLIHFVSRNAMNIDGLGERVITQLFREDLVHNVADLYKLTREQLINLERMGEKSTDNLLNSIEKSKKNSLERLLFGLGIRFIGAKAAKTLAMHFETLDKLKKATKEELIEVDEIGDKMADALVTYFEKEEILKLLDELEELGVNTVYKGPKKAAAEASDSYFAGKTIVLTGKLSEMSRNDAKAEIEALGGKITGSVSKKTDLVIAGEAAGSKLAKAEDLNIEVWDEARLISELKK, from the coding sequence ATGGAAAAAGAAGCAGCTAAACGCCGTGTGGAACAACTGCATGCATTGATTAACAAATACAACTACGAATATCACACCCTTGACGATCCAAGCGTGCCTGATTCCGAATATGACAAGCTGATGAAAGAGCTGATTGCTCTTGAAGAAGAGCATCCCGACCTGAAAACGCCGGACTCTCCTTCTCAGCGCGTCGGCGGAGCCGTTTTGGACGCCTTTCAAAAAGTGCAGCACAAAACGCCGATGCTGAGCCTCGGCAACGCGTTTAATGAAGAAGATCTGCGCGACTTTGACCGCCGCGTCCGCCAGGCGGTCGGAGACGTTGAATACAACGTCGAGTTTAAAATAGACGGTCTTGCTGTTTCACTGCGCTATGAAAACGGCGTATTTGTCAGAGGTGCGACGAGAGGCGACGGTACGACGGGCGAGGATATTACGGAAAATTTGAAAACCATCAGAAACATTCCCCTCAGAATGAAACGCGATCTTTCTATTGAAGTGCGCGGCGAAGCTTTTATGCCGAAGCGCTCCTTTGAACTGCTGAACAAAGCGCGGATCGAACGTGATGAAGAGCCGTTCGCCAACCCGCGGAACGCCGCTGCCGGTTCATTAAGGCAGCTCGATCCGAAAATTGCCGCGAAACGAAATCTCGATATCTTCGTCTACAGTATAGCGGAGCTTGATGAAATGGGCGTTGAAACGCAAAGCCAGGGACTCGATTTCCTCGACGAACTCGGCTTCAAAACCAATCATGAAAGAAAAAAATGCAGCACGATCGAAGAAGTCATTGAGATTGTCGAAGAGCTCAAGACAAAACGCGCCGACCTCCCGTATGAAATCGACGGGATCGTCATTAAAGTCGATTCCCTTGACCAGCAGGAAGAGCTCGGCTTTACGGCGAAAAGCCCGCGCTGGGCGATCGCCTACAAGTTTCCTGCCGAAGAGGTTGTTACGACGCTTTTGGACATTGAATTAAGCGTCGGCCGGACGGGCGCAGTGACCCCGACTGCGATTCTCGAACCTGTAAAAGTGGCGGGAACGACCGTCCAAAGAGCTTCTCTCCACAACGAAGATTTAATTAAAGAGAAGGATATCAGACTGCTGGACAAAGTCGTCGTCAAAAAGGCGGGAGACATCATTCCGGAGGTCGTCAACGTCCTCGTCGAACAGCGGACGGGCAAAGAAAAAGAATTCAACATGCCGAAGGAATGCCCGGAATGCGGAAGCGAGCTTGTCAGAATCGAAGGAGAAGTCGCGCTTCGCTGCATTAATCCGGAATGTCCGGCTCAGATCAGGGAAGGCCTGATCCATTTTGTTTCCCGGAATGCGATGAATATAGATGGTCTCGGCGAGCGCGTCATCACCCAGCTGTTCCGCGAAGACCTCGTCCATAATGTCGCCGATCTGTATAAGCTGACGCGCGAGCAGCTGATCAATCTCGAGCGGATGGGGGAAAAGTCGACCGACAACTTATTGAATTCGATTGAAAAATCGAAGAAGAACTCATTGGAACGGCTTCTCTTCGGACTCGGCATCCGCTTCATCGGCGCCAAAGCGGCCAAGACGCTGGCGATGCATTTTGAAACGCTCGATAAGCTTAAAAAAGCGACAAAAGAAGAATTGATCGAAGTCGATGAAATCGGCGACAAGATGGCGGACGCCCTCGTCACCTATTTTGAAAAAGAAGAGATTCTGAAGCTGTTGGACGAGCTTGAAGAACTCGGGGTCAACACCGTGTATAAAGGCCCGAAAAAAGCGGCCGCTGAAGCGAGCGATTCGTATTTTGCGGGGAAAACGATCGTCCTGACCGGGAAGCTCAGCGAGATGTCGCGGAATGACGCGAAAGCGGAAATCGAAGCGCTCGGCGGAAAAATCACAGGCAGTGTAAGCAAAAAAACCGATCTCGTCATTGCCGGCGAAGCGGCAGGCAGCAAACTGGCGAAAGCTGAAGACCTAAACATCGAAGTATGGGATGAGGCAAGACTGATCAGTGAGCTAAAGAAATAA
- a CDS encoding heptaprenylglyceryl phosphate synthase, whose amino-acid sequence MYDITEWKHVFKLDPNKDITDDQLEQLCESGTDAVLIGGSDHVTEDDVLRLMSKVRRFLVPCVLEVSTIDAIVPGFDLYFIPTVLNSRDTDWIAGLHKKAMKEYGELMSPEEIVVEGYCILNQDCKAAALTNADTELDIEDIKAYARVAEHLFRLPVFYLEYSGMLGDSETVKETKAVLQETTLFYGGGIKDAETAVKMAEHADVIVVGNAIYENFEEALKTVQAVKG is encoded by the coding sequence ATGTACGATATTACCGAGTGGAAGCACGTCTTTAAACTCGATCCGAATAAAGATATTACGGATGATCAGCTTGAACAGCTGTGCGAATCCGGAACAGACGCGGTTTTGATCGGCGGAAGCGACCATGTCACAGAAGATGACGTCCTTCGGCTGATGTCAAAGGTGCGCCGCTTTTTAGTGCCGTGCGTTCTTGAAGTATCGACGATCGATGCGATCGTCCCGGGGTTTGACCTCTATTTTATTCCGACTGTGCTCAACAGCAGGGATACAGACTGGATTGCCGGCTTACATAAAAAGGCGATGAAAGAATACGGCGAGCTGATGTCGCCGGAAGAGATTGTTGTTGAAGGGTACTGTATTTTGAATCAGGACTGCAAGGCTGCCGCTTTGACGAACGCAGATACCGAGCTTGACATTGAGGATATTAAAGCGTACGCCCGCGTAGCTGAACATCTTTTCCGCCTTCCGGTCTTTTATCTTGAATACAGCGGCATGCTGGGTGATTCAGAGACCGTTAAGGAAACGAAAGCCGTGCTTCAGGAAACGACGCTGTTTTACGGCGGCGGCATCAAAGATGCGGAGACGGCGGTTAAAATGGCTGAACACGCCGATGTGATCGTAGTCGGAAACGCGATTTATGAGAACTTCGAAGAAGCGCTGAAAACGGTACAGGCCGTAAAAGGATGA
- a CDS encoding phosphotriesterase family protein: MLKDGMTYMHEHTTIDLSKVKNNEDCKLDVFPETVREFKSLYEKGVRNIVDVTNIGMGRNITYVQKVAKETGINIVFSTGFYQDSFYPIHVFRESKEKLAERMIMEIVEGIRGTDANAEVIGEIGTSYNKWTETEQKVFEAVVVAHKQTKKPISTHTSIGTLGHEQVEFFKKHEVDLNRVVIGHVDLSGDADYILKMLREGVYVEFDTIGKENYMPDRVRAEILKKIQDKGYIDKVLLSMDITRKSHLVYKGGVGYSYLIDTFIPLLQTYGITGESIDKMLIKNPRAFMKGESE, translated from the coding sequence ATGTTGAAAGACGGAATGACCTATATGCATGAACATACAACGATAGACCTTTCCAAAGTAAAAAACAATGAGGATTGTAAGTTGGATGTATTTCCTGAAACCGTCAGAGAATTTAAAAGTTTATACGAAAAGGGCGTACGGAATATTGTTGATGTTACGAATATTGGAATGGGGAGAAATATTACATACGTCCAAAAAGTTGCAAAAGAAACAGGCATTAATATTGTCTTTTCAACTGGTTTCTATCAAGATTCTTTTTACCCGATCCATGTGTTTCGTGAATCGAAAGAAAAGCTGGCAGAAAGAATGATTATGGAGATTGTTGAAGGAATTAGAGGAACAGATGCCAATGCCGAGGTCATCGGTGAAATTGGAACAAGTTACAATAAATGGACGGAAACCGAACAAAAAGTTTTTGAAGCGGTTGTTGTGGCACATAAGCAAACAAAAAAACCAATATCAACCCATACTTCCATAGGAACATTAGGACATGAACAAGTAGAATTTTTTAAAAAACATGAAGTTGATTTAAACCGAGTGGTGATAGGGCATGTTGATTTATCTGGGGATGCCGATTATATATTGAAAATGCTGAGAGAAGGTGTATATGTAGAATTCGATACAATAGGTAAAGAAAATTATATGCCTGATCGTGTTCGGGCCGAAATATTGAAAAAAATACAGGATAAAGGGTATATAGACAAGGTTCTGTTGTCCATGGATATCACAAGAAAATCACATCTTGTATATAAAGGCGGGGTGGGCTATTCATATTTGATAGACACGTTTATCCCTCTCTTGCAAACCTATGGAATAACTGGTGAATCAATTGATAAGATGTTGATTAAAAATCCTCGCGCTTTTATGAAAGGGGAGAGTGAATGA
- a CDS encoding YhfT family protein, giving the protein MDLSLIQCLVIAAVGALGSILVNRGVAVFNDGLRPIMPEYLEGRMTRGELAATSFALSFGLIIGFGIPLSIGATIIIGHSILLACDIIGIWTPENKIGMATAGVIGAVYSIGIVLGLQFVVDLFGKFPVNFIDSLSLIGQPIIIAFTVFPAVAVGYQHGLKKVAVTAIVTLASFLLFEKFGTFQAAGYEISLSPEGMALLAGMLMMIYYAARIRGGDESTNANLVNIFNERVNRIKKNRWLLALMGGLVSLTSSMLILAVDAMPQALINKELYTEAAIATFARGIGFIPLVFSTAIVTGVYGLAGTTLVFAVGLIFRDIPILAFLLGFLVMYLEVISLSAVSKSMDKLPGVREMGEHIRTSLSDVLGMAILIGSAMAGEKIAPGIGFFWVIGFYLINRIASKPLVELAVGPIAVILLGIVANLLYAVGLWQVG; this is encoded by the coding sequence ATGGACCTTTCTTTGATTCAATGTCTTGTCATAGCGGCTGTTGGTGCATTAGGTTCTATACTAGTCAATCGCGGGGTAGCTGTATTTAATGATGGTTTGCGTCCGATTATGCCCGAATACCTAGAGGGGAGAATGACAAGAGGGGAGCTTGCTGCAACAAGCTTTGCATTAAGTTTTGGATTAATCATAGGGTTTGGTATTCCGCTTTCCATAGGAGCAACAATCATTATTGGACACAGTATTTTATTGGCTTGTGACATCATTGGCATTTGGACTCCGGAAAACAAAATAGGCATGGCAACTGCAGGAGTTATTGGTGCCGTTTATAGTATTGGGATCGTTTTAGGATTGCAATTTGTAGTAGATTTATTTGGCAAGTTTCCCGTGAATTTTATAGACTCTTTAAGTCTTATTGGCCAGCCTATTATTATCGCATTTACAGTATTTCCAGCTGTAGCGGTCGGATATCAGCACGGTTTAAAAAAAGTCGCCGTCACTGCAATTGTAACTTTAGCTTCTTTTCTCTTATTCGAAAAGTTTGGAACATTTCAAGCGGCGGGATATGAAATTTCGCTCAGTCCTGAAGGGATGGCTTTATTAGCAGGAATGTTAATGATGATTTATTATGCAGCGAGAATTAGAGGAGGAGATGAATCTACTAATGCAAATTTAGTGAATATATTTAATGAGCGTGTAAATCGAATTAAGAAAAACCGCTGGTTATTAGCTCTTATGGGAGGGCTTGTTTCTTTAACATCATCTATGCTGATTTTAGCAGTGGATGCAATGCCTCAAGCATTGATTAATAAAGAGCTTTACACAGAGGCGGCAATCGCTACATTTGCACGTGGAATTGGTTTCATCCCTTTAGTTTTTTCAACTGCAATCGTAACGGGGGTTTATGGTTTAGCTGGTACCACACTGGTATTTGCAGTGGGTCTTATTTTCAGGGATATACCGATTTTAGCATTTCTGTTGGGCTTTTTAGTCATGTATTTAGAGGTCATATCATTATCCGCAGTATCAAAAAGCATGGACAAACTGCCTGGTGTAAGGGAGATGGGAGAGCATATCCGCACTTCGCTGTCAGATGTTCTAGGAATGGCTATATTAATTGGCAGTGCGATGGCAGGGGAAAAAATTGCTCCTGGCATTGGCTTCTTCTGGGTTATTGGATTTTATTTAATAAACCGAATAGCATCAAAACCGCTTGTTGAATTGGCTGTCGGCCCAATTGCAGTTATATTGTTGGGGATTGTCGCTAATCTTCTCTATGCAGTCGGTTTATGGCAGGTTGGCTAA
- a CDS encoding PRD domain-containing protein: MNQIQLEEKLSILLTSRVITKNAFNTTLNTFVFLSEKLKKEVIKDSEMFWTHMAMALTRIKEGESEEVPANAIINEMYETPYKSAIEEVIDFIHSLAGLELPEGELVYFYLHLHKVIESNK, translated from the coding sequence GTGAATCAAATACAGCTGGAAGAAAAGTTGTCTATTTTACTAACGAGTCGAGTGATTACAAAAAATGCTTTCAACACAACATTGAACACATTTGTTTTCTTATCAGAAAAGCTGAAAAAGGAGGTGATCAAAGACTCTGAAATGTTTTGGACGCACATGGCGATGGCTTTAACTAGAATTAAGGAGGGAGAAAGCGAAGAAGTTCCTGCAAATGCCATCATCAATGAAATGTATGAAACACCATATAAAAGTGCAATAGAAGAAGTGATAGACTTTATACATTCACTGGCAGGTCTAGAACTTCCAGAAGGTGAGCTCGTTTATTTTTATCTTCATCTTCATAAAGTCATAGAATCTAATAAATAG
- the yhfZ gene encoding GntR family transcriptional regulator YhfZ has translation MWEKFYSKNGLAAKNIAKELMNIKAGEKIPRISDYCHKLSIGRGTVQSALNLLVDMKAIQLEARGHLGTFLVSKDNNLLLEIAGIAPLIGSMPLPYSRKYEGLATGIVEGFESTGKTVNLIYMRGGVNRIEAVRTKRSDFAIVSKMTADHIIAEYPNLKIFKKFGESSYVSSHKIFLAHPDEEIGKDGVRVGVDLESLDQKQLTLAEFENKNAEFVNVNYMQLFDMLLSKQIDAAVWNADDKRMIQTFKAIDFFSPKAKKISKDTTEAVIVIEGDREKEIAEKWNLVNEKQILDTQKSVEKGEKIPRY, from the coding sequence ATGTGGGAAAAATTTTACTCTAAAAATGGTTTGGCAGCTAAAAATATTGCTAAAGAATTGATGAATATCAAAGCAGGTGAAAAAATTCCCCGTATCTCAGACTACTGTCATAAGTTATCCATCGGCAGGGGGACTGTGCAAAGTGCGCTGAATTTATTAGTTGATATGAAAGCGATTCAATTGGAGGCTAGAGGGCATTTAGGAACGTTTTTGGTAAGTAAGGATAACAATTTATTACTTGAGATTGCAGGTATTGCACCATTAATCGGCTCAATGCCACTTCCGTATTCAAGAAAATATGAGGGTCTGGCAACAGGGATTGTGGAAGGGTTTGAATCAACCGGAAAAACAGTTAACTTGATCTACATGCGTGGCGGAGTGAATCGAATCGAAGCAGTCCGAACAAAAAGAAGTGATTTTGCAATTGTTTCTAAGATGACGGCAGATCATATCATAGCAGAATATCCAAATTTGAAAATTTTCAAAAAATTCGGGGAAAGTAGTTATGTATCTTCCCATAAAATCTTCTTAGCTCATCCAGATGAGGAAATAGGCAAGGATGGCGTAAGAGTAGGTGTTGATTTGGAATCTCTAGATCAGAAACAATTAACATTGGCTGAATTTGAAAACAAAAATGCTGAATTTGTCAATGTGAATTATATGCAGCTCTTTGATATGCTTCTTTCAAAACAAATTGATGCAGCAGTTTGGAATGCTGATGACAAAAGAATGATTCAAACGTTTAAAGCAATCGATTTTTTTTCACCGAAAGCAAAGAAAATTTCCAAGGATACAACAGAAGCCGTTATTGTTATTGAAGGAGACAGAGAAAAAGAAATAGCAGAAAAGTGGAATTTGGTTAATGAGAAACAGATATTAGACACCCAAAAAAGCGTAGAAAAGGGAGAGAAAATACCGCGCTACTAA